One genomic region from Bacillus sp. SLBN-46 encodes:
- a CDS encoding enoyl-CoA hydratase-related protein, with protein MEQILLQISNHLAIVTINREESLNAFNYETLLELQQKVEEIRIHPDVRVVIFIGAGEKSFSVGADLKERKTLTDEQVKRNLFKINEVFNAIDQLPQPTIAAINGFAFGGGMELALACDFRLAAKEALMGLTETGLAIIPGAGGTQRLPRLIGQAKALELILTARRMTAEEALSAGVLTRVVERKNLLNECFAFCEQLLANGPVALQQAKFAIKNGMNTDLHTGLQIERKAYEVTLPTEDRVEALQAFAEKRKPVFKGK; from the coding sequence ATGGAACAAATTTTACTACAAATATCTAATCATCTTGCAATCGTAACTATTAATCGTGAGGAATCATTGAATGCGTTTAATTATGAAACACTGTTAGAATTACAGCAAAAGGTCGAAGAGATTCGGATTCATCCCGATGTTCGGGTTGTAATCTTTATTGGAGCGGGGGAAAAGTCTTTTAGTGTTGGTGCAGATTTAAAAGAACGCAAGACTTTAACGGATGAGCAAGTGAAACGAAATTTGTTTAAAATCAATGAGGTGTTTAATGCAATCGACCAACTACCACAGCCTACTATTGCAGCGATAAACGGTTTTGCCTTTGGCGGAGGGATGGAACTTGCGCTAGCTTGTGATTTTCGCTTAGCTGCCAAAGAAGCGTTAATGGGACTAACGGAGACAGGTTTGGCTATCATTCCTGGCGCTGGTGGAACACAGCGGCTCCCACGCTTAATCGGTCAGGCCAAAGCTTTAGAGCTTATCCTAACTGCCCGTAGAATGACGGCTGAAGAGGCATTGAGTGCTGGGGTGCTGACAAGGGTTGTTGAGCGGAAAAACTTATTGAATGAGTGCTTTGCTTTTTGCGAACAATTGCTTGCAAATGGCCCCGTCGCATTACAGCAGGCAAAGTTTGCGATAAAAAATGGCATGAATACAGATTTACATACAGGTCTTCAAATTGAACGGAAGGCTTATGAGGTAACGCTCCCAACTGAAGATCGGGTGGAAGCATTGCAAGCCTTTGCAGAAAAAAGAAAACCAGTTTTTAAAGGAAAATAA
- a CDS encoding YhgE/Pip domain-containing protein: MKNILLKEELLSIFKNRKILVPIIAVMFVPVLYAGMFLWAFWDPYDKLDELPVAVVNNDEGTVLDGEHLQLGDDLTSKLKKSQQFDFQLVDKKEAYKELEDQKYYMVIEIPKNFSENATTLLDKQPKKLELIYTPNESYNFLSAQIGGTAAEKIKTAVSEQVTETYAETMFGKISELADGVEKASDGAGQLSDGSSDLNKGSKKLNDGLNTLAEKSIEFNNGMKAANDGTNKLAGGSSDLYTGIDTLSKKSIEFDQGVKHAATGSQKLTAGTKELENGLAKADSNIPLLINGTEEVKSGAEQLKSELPAGIADALEKQLSGSAGDLASQIAEQTIAAQTSKMQELAQVLIANGVSPQLVNTIMVEEQKNAPTKDQLQQQILSELSPKLAAATKGLDEKIKAQTDPYFNQLIGGIGTINENQKLLQQGIHQLYNGSVQLSDGTSELSNGMSQLSAGADKLTNGTGQLAAGSGELKQGAYDLYKGMNQLSAGSTALSSGAGQLADGSNQLKDGSTKLSDGTKELADKLADGAKEASKVHPDDKTYNMMAKPVKLDKESVNHVPNYGTGFAPYFLSLGLFVGALLLSIVFPLRDTAVTPTSGFNWFAGKFAIMAGVGVIQALLADMILLLGLGLDVQSVPKFILFSIITSLTFIALIQLLVSVFSDAGRFIAIIILIFQLTTSAGTFPLELIPNFLQHFNAFLPMTYSVSGFKAVISSGDFSFMWENVMILLSFLLAFALGTIAYFTMRVRHQFKHAINE, translated from the coding sequence TTGAAAAACATCTTGTTAAAGGAAGAACTGTTATCTATCTTTAAAAATAGAAAAATTCTCGTTCCCATTATAGCCGTCATGTTTGTCCCAGTCTTGTATGCTGGTATGTTTTTATGGGCTTTTTGGGATCCATATGACAAGCTGGATGAGCTACCGGTTGCAGTAGTCAATAATGATGAAGGTACAGTACTGGATGGGGAACACCTGCAGCTTGGGGATGACTTAACGTCCAAACTAAAGAAGAGCCAACAATTTGATTTTCAATTGGTTGATAAAAAGGAAGCCTATAAAGAGCTAGAGGACCAAAAGTATTACATGGTCATTGAGATTCCTAAAAATTTTTCTGAAAATGCAACCACCTTATTAGATAAGCAACCAAAAAAGTTGGAACTGATTTACACCCCAAATGAAAGCTATAATTTCCTTTCAGCACAGATTGGTGGAACAGCTGCTGAAAAAATTAAAACGGCTGTGTCAGAACAGGTAACTGAAACGTATGCAGAAACCATGTTTGGAAAAATCAGTGAACTTGCCGATGGGGTCGAAAAAGCCAGTGATGGTGCTGGTCAATTAAGTGACGGGTCCAGTGACTTAAACAAAGGATCTAAAAAATTAAATGATGGACTTAATACACTAGCAGAAAAATCAATAGAATTTAATAATGGAATGAAAGCGGCAAATGATGGTACTAACAAGCTTGCGGGGGGTTCATCCGATTTATATACTGGAATTGATACATTATCTAAAAAATCTATTGAGTTCGACCAGGGTGTAAAACACGCAGCTACTGGGTCACAAAAATTAACTGCTGGTACGAAGGAATTAGAGAATGGATTGGCAAAAGCTGACTCTAATATCCCACTCCTAATTAATGGAACAGAGGAAGTAAAATCTGGTGCCGAGCAACTAAAGAGTGAGCTTCCAGCTGGAATTGCGGACGCATTGGAAAAACAATTATCTGGTAGTGCTGGTGATCTTGCATCGCAGATTGCTGAACAAACAATCGCAGCACAAACGAGCAAAATGCAAGAGTTAGCCCAAGTATTAATAGCTAACGGTGTTTCACCACAACTTGTAAATACAATTATGGTTGAAGAGCAAAAAAATGCTCCAACAAAAGATCAACTTCAACAACAAATTTTGTCTGAACTTAGCCCTAAATTAGCAGCTGCAACCAAAGGGTTAGATGAAAAAATAAAAGCTCAAACGGATCCATATTTTAATCAATTAATTGGTGGTATTGGCACTATTAATGAAAACCAGAAATTATTACAGCAAGGTATTCATCAGCTATATAATGGTTCAGTACAATTATCTGATGGAACTAGCGAACTTTCAAACGGTATGAGTCAATTATCTGCTGGTGCTGATAAGCTAACAAATGGAACAGGTCAATTGGCTGCAGGGTCAGGTGAGTTGAAGCAGGGAGCTTATGATTTATATAAAGGTATGAATCAATTATCTGCTGGTTCAACAGCCCTTAGCTCGGGTGCAGGACAGTTAGCAGATGGTTCAAACCAATTAAAAGATGGTTCAACAAAATTATCTGATGGTACGAAAGAGCTAGCAGATAAGCTTGCAGATGGGGCCAAAGAGGCTTCTAAAGTACATCCTGATGATAAGACCTATAACATGATGGCAAAACCTGTTAAATTAGATAAGGAAAGTGTGAATCATGTCCCTAATTATGGAACAGGATTTGCACCATACTTCCTTTCATTAGGTTTATTTGTCGGAGCATTATTATTATCAATTGTATTCCCACTTAGGGATACAGCTGTTACCCCAACTAGTGGCTTTAATTGGTTTGCCGGTAAGTTTGCCATTATGGCTGGTGTGGGAGTGATTCAGGCGTTATTGGCAGATATGATCCTCCTTCTTGGATTAGGCCTTGATGTTCAAAGTGTACCGAAGTTTATTTTGTTCTCTATTATTACAAGTTTAACTTTTATTGCATTAATTCAGCTGCTTGTTTCAGTATTTTCCGATGCAGGGCGTTTTATTGCAATTATTATTCTTATTTTCCAATTGACTACAAGTGCTGGAACCTTCCCGCTTGAGTTAATTCCTAACTTCTTACAGCATTTTAATGCTTTCCTACCAATGACTTATTCAGTTTCTGGTTTTAAGGCAGTGATTTCGAGTGGTGACTTTAGTTTTATGTGGGAAAATGTCATGATTCTATTAAGTTTCTTACTTGCTTTCGCGCTAGGAACCATTGCATATTTTACAATGCGAGTTAGACATCAGTTTAAACATGCAATAAATGAATAA
- a CDS encoding AzlC family ABC transporter permease encodes MAIGRETSEFKKGLQAGITIGIGYFPIALTFGLLAKTSGLSIYETVLMSIIVFAGASQYISLSLIAYGTGIFEIILTTFIVNIRHFLMSTTLTEKCEEDHLLNKLIYSFGITDETFSVVATKEGTATTGFMFGVISVSYSSWVVFSGVGHLIGASLPQTLQESMSVALYAMFIGLLVPSMKKSVKVVFLAALGAAFNSIFTINHLMAQGWAIVTSTLLSAVLIELGEVLKNKHRGVQHEK; translated from the coding sequence ATGGCAATTGGGAGAGAGACATCTGAGTTTAAGAAGGGGCTCCAGGCAGGCATTACGATCGGGATTGGTTATTTTCCTATTGCACTAACTTTTGGGCTCCTCGCAAAAACTTCTGGCCTATCCATTTACGAAACCGTTTTAATGAGTATCATTGTATTTGCAGGTGCATCGCAATATATATCATTAAGTCTGATCGCTTACGGGACGGGGATCTTCGAAATTATTTTAACGACGTTTATTGTGAATATTCGTCACTTTTTAATGAGCACCACCTTAACGGAAAAATGTGAGGAAGACCATTTACTGAATAAACTGATATACTCTTTTGGCATTACGGACGAGACGTTTTCAGTGGTTGCTACGAAAGAAGGCACCGCTACAACCGGTTTTATGTTTGGTGTTATTTCCGTATCTTATTCAAGCTGGGTTGTATTTTCTGGAGTGGGTCACCTCATCGGGGCAAGTCTGCCACAAACCCTACAAGAAAGCATGAGTGTGGCACTTTATGCCATGTTTATCGGTCTATTAGTCCCTTCCATGAAAAAAAGTGTAAAAGTGGTTTTTCTTGCTGCACTTGGTGCGGCGTTTAACTCCATTTTCACAATTAATCACCTTATGGCCCAAGGATGGGCTATAGTTACATCAACTCTTTTATCAGCAGTTCTTATAGAATTAGGAGAAGTTTTGAAAAATAAGCATCGAGGTGTACAACATGAAAAGTGA
- a CDS encoding lipoate--protein ligase, protein MLFIDNKGITDPRINLAIEEYALKNLDIDETYLLFYINEPSIIIGKNQNTIEEINTEYVESNGIHVVRRLSGGGAVYHDLGNLNFSFITKDDGESFHNFRKFTEPVVAALKSLGVNAELSGRNDLLAEGRKVSGNAQFSTRGRMFSHGTLLFNSEMDHVVSALKVKKDKIESKGIKSIRSRVANISEFLPEKINIQEFRSLILKHIFEGKENIPEYVLTEEDWEKIHQLSKERYQNWEWNYGKSPKFNLQHSHRFPVGSIDVRLEVNKGLIENCKIYGDFFGVGDVSDIETRLIGLRYEKSELEKALADLEISRYFGNITKEEFVNLIY, encoded by the coding sequence ATGTTATTTATCGATAATAAAGGCATCACAGATCCTCGTATTAATTTAGCGATAGAAGAATATGCACTAAAAAATCTGGATATTGATGAGACCTATTTATTATTCTACATAAATGAACCAAGCATTATCATCGGCAAGAATCAAAACACCATTGAAGAAATAAACACAGAGTACGTGGAGAGTAATGGGATCCATGTTGTTCGTAGGTTATCTGGTGGTGGCGCTGTGTACCATGACCTTGGTAATTTAAACTTTAGTTTTATCACAAAGGACGATGGTGAGAGCTTTCATAATTTCCGGAAATTCACTGAGCCAGTTGTGGCGGCATTAAAAAGCTTAGGAGTAAACGCGGAACTAAGTGGCCGAAATGATTTACTTGCGGAAGGAAGAAAGGTTTCTGGAAATGCTCAATTTTCAACCAGAGGTAGAATGTTCAGCCACGGTACTCTTTTATTCAACTCAGAAATGGATCATGTCGTCTCTGCTTTAAAGGTGAAGAAGGATAAGATTGAATCAAAGGGAATTAAATCTATTCGCAGCCGCGTGGCCAATATCTCTGAGTTTCTACCTGAAAAAATAAATATTCAAGAATTTCGTTCTCTCATTCTCAAGCATATTTTTGAAGGAAAAGAGAATATTCCTGAATATGTGCTGACGGAAGAGGATTGGGAAAAAATCCATCAACTTTCGAAGGAGCGCTACCAAAATTGGGAATGGAACTATGGGAAGTCACCGAAATTCAACCTGCAGCACTCACATCGGTTCCCGGTTGGGTCGATTGATGTACGCTTGGAGGTTAATAAAGGATTAATTGAGAATTGTAAAATTTATGGCGACTTTTTCGGTGTAGGGGATGTTAGTGACATTGAGACGAGGTTAATAGGTCTCCGCTATGAAAAAAGCGAATTAGAAAAGGCACTTGCAGACTTGGAGATTTCCCGCTACTTTGGAAACATCACCAAGGAGGAATTCGTTAATTTAATCTATTAA
- the hemY gene encoding protoporphyrinogen oxidase: protein MAEDKQKVVIIGGGIAGLTAAFYLQKQIHEHSLPIEIKLIEASHRLGGKMQTVIRDGFTIERGPDSFLARKTSMIRLAKEVGMDDQLVHNSTGKSYVLVNEKLHSMPGGSIMGIPTQIGPFLTTGLFSIPGKLRAAADFILPRSESGKDQSLGEFFRRRLGDEVVENLIEPLLSGIYAGDIDQLSLMSTFPQFYEVEQKYRSLIVGMKKATPSQPKKTESKESTKGAFLTFKTGLQSFAEAIESKIDPDSILKGHRVEKITKSNQTYEIYLNNGETIQADSIIAATPHQITQGMFSDYRFFDPFKSVPSTSVATVALAFPTEAIKQDIDGTGFVVSRNNDYSITACTWTHKKWAHSTPKGKVLLRCYVGRAGDETIVDLSDDQIIKIVLDDLKKTMDITLNPDFAIVSRWKNSMPQYTVGHKQRLATILDHVKEELPGVFLAGASYGGVGVPDCIDQGEAAVQNVLEYFNKKTPLKEAVQ from the coding sequence GTGGCGGAAGATAAACAGAAGGTGGTTATTATTGGAGGAGGAATAGCAGGTTTAACAGCTGCATTCTATCTTCAAAAACAGATTCATGAACACAGCCTTCCTATTGAAATTAAACTTATTGAAGCTTCCCACCGTCTCGGAGGCAAAATGCAAACCGTTATTAGAGACGGTTTTACAATTGAGAGAGGCCCTGATTCATTTTTAGCAAGGAAGACAAGCATGATCCGACTTGCTAAAGAAGTAGGGATGGACGATCAATTAGTTCATAATTCCACGGGTAAATCATATGTTCTAGTGAATGAGAAGCTACATTCAATGCCCGGTGGTTCGATCATGGGAATTCCAACACAAATAGGCCCCTTTCTAACAACAGGCTTATTTTCGATTCCTGGTAAATTAAGAGCTGCGGCCGATTTTATTTTACCTCGTTCTGAAAGCGGGAAAGACCAGTCTTTAGGAGAATTTTTTAGACGAAGATTAGGTGATGAAGTGGTTGAGAATTTAATTGAACCATTGTTATCAGGCATTTATGCGGGTGACATTGATCAATTAAGTTTAATGTCTACTTTCCCACAATTTTATGAGGTGGAACAAAAATACCGAAGCCTGATCGTTGGCATGAAAAAAGCGACTCCTTCCCAACCGAAAAAGACTGAAAGTAAAGAGAGTACCAAAGGGGCTTTTTTAACTTTCAAAACGGGGCTCCAATCTTTTGCAGAAGCCATTGAAAGTAAAATAGACCCGGATTCTATTTTAAAAGGCCATCGTGTTGAAAAGATTACAAAGTCCAATCAAACGTATGAGATATATCTAAATAATGGGGAAACCATTCAGGCAGATAGTATTATTGCTGCCACTCCTCATCAAATAACGCAAGGGATGTTTTCAGATTATCGCTTTTTTGATCCATTTAAATCGGTCCCATCTACATCTGTTGCCACCGTTGCGTTGGCATTTCCAACGGAAGCAATCAAGCAGGATATTGATGGAACCGGATTTGTTGTCTCAAGAAATAATGATTATTCGATTACTGCTTGTACGTGGACTCATAAAAAGTGGGCCCATTCGACTCCAAAGGGTAAAGTTCTCCTACGCTGCTATGTGGGAAGAGCTGGTGATGAAACCATTGTCGATTTATCAGATGACCAAATAATAAAAATTGTTTTGGATGATTTAAAGAAAACGATGGATATTACATTGAACCCTGATTTCGCAATTGTATCACGTTGGAAGAATTCAATGCCGCAATATACGGTGGGGCATAAACAGCGGCTTGCTACCATTCTAGACCATGTTAAAGAGGAGCTGCCTGGTGTTTTCCTAGCAGGTGCTTCCTATGGAGGAGTAGGCGTTCCAGATTGCATTGACCAGGGTGAGGCGGCTGTACAGAATGTTTTAGAATACTTTAATAAGAAGACACCGTTAAAAGAAGCTGTTCAATAA
- a CDS encoding MBL fold metallo-hydrolase, whose product MKLTTIGFWGGYPKQNGASAGYLLEHEGFRLLIDCGSGVLSKMQNVIQPEELDAVIISHYHPDHIADIGVLQHARLILGFLGKACPTLPIYGHHYDEHEFTKLTYKQITKGIAYNPASPIEIGPFTVSFLKTDHPVPCYAMKFEADGKSLVYTADTSFKEEFIEFSKNADVLLCECNFYGNQNGKPAGHMNSLDAGKLAQQASVKRLVLTHLPQYGTLSELLEEASTQFTGIIKLAEEFQSISL is encoded by the coding sequence ATGAAGTTAACAACCATTGGTTTTTGGGGTGGATATCCTAAGCAAAATGGCGCAAGCGCAGGCTATCTACTTGAACATGAAGGCTTTCGACTATTAATAGATTGTGGAAGTGGAGTGCTTTCCAAGATGCAGAATGTGATTCAACCAGAAGAACTGGATGCCGTTATTATTTCACATTACCATCCTGATCATATTGCGGATATTGGTGTGTTGCAGCATGCAAGATTAATATTAGGATTCTTAGGGAAGGCATGCCCAACTCTTCCTATATATGGTCACCATTATGATGAACATGAATTTACGAAATTAACCTACAAACAAATTACAAAAGGAATTGCTTATAATCCTGCAAGTCCTATTGAAATTGGGCCGTTTACGGTATCTTTTTTAAAGACAGACCATCCTGTCCCATGCTATGCGATGAAGTTTGAAGCCGATGGAAAGTCGCTGGTATATACGGCAGACACTTCATTTAAAGAAGAATTTATTGAGTTTAGCAAAAATGCAGATGTCCTGTTATGTGAGTGTAATTTCTACGGAAATCAAAACGGTAAACCAGCGGGTCATATGAATAGTCTAGATGCGGGCAAGTTGGCTCAACAAGCATCCGTCAAGCGATTGGTCCTTACTCATTTACCACAATACGGTACATTATCTGAGTTATTGGAGGAGGCATCCACACAATTTACTGGTATAATTAAGCTTGCAGAAGAATTCCAATCTATTTCATTATAA
- a CDS encoding fatty acid--CoA ligase family protein: MNLSTKFHQTAKAYADKPAYYFMGQSSTYAELDVAITKFASGLEKLGIKQGDHIALLLGNSPHFIISLYGALRLGVTVIPVNPIYTADEIGYILNNGDVKAVVALDLAIPLADKMHTFLPKIEHYVFCETMPNSLETSEIETLSVYPKMKSFTEVVGLGDSSFQGPELQDDEVAIILYTSGTTGKPKGAMLTHQNLYSNASDVGDYLKMNQDDRVVTVLPMFHVFCLTVALNAPLLTGATLLIAPKFSPKETFSLIKDFEATVFAGVPTMYNFLYQYPEGNPDDLQSLRLCISGGASLPVALLKNFEQKFNVLISEGYGLSEASPVTCFNPLDRPRKPGSIGCSILHVENKIVNELGEDVPVGEAGELIVRGPNVMKGYYKMPEESAAAIRNGWLYTGDIAKMDEDGYFYIVDRKKDLIIVGGYNVYPREVEEVIYDHPDVVEVAVLGIPDPNQGEAVSAYVVSKNPDLTAAQVLAYCKEHLAKYKVPSSIEFLEELPKNTTGKILRRALRTQVTQSVGK; this comes from the coding sequence ATGAATTTATCAACCAAGTTTCATCAAACAGCCAAAGCCTATGCGGATAAACCAGCGTACTATTTTATGGGACAATCGAGTACCTATGCTGAATTAGATGTTGCAATTACGAAATTTGCCTCAGGTCTCGAAAAATTAGGGATAAAACAAGGCGACCACATTGCACTATTGTTAGGCAACTCACCGCATTTTATCATCAGTCTCTATGGGGCTTTACGGTTAGGGGTAACTGTTATCCCCGTAAATCCGATTTATACTGCAGATGAAATTGGCTACATTTTAAATAATGGTGATGTAAAAGCAGTCGTTGCCCTCGACTTGGCGATCCCATTGGCGGACAAAATGCACACTTTCTTACCAAAGATAGAGCATTATGTATTTTGTGAAACCATGCCAAATAGTCTGGAAACATCTGAAATTGAAACTCTTTCAGTCTACCCCAAAATGAAATCGTTTACAGAGGTGGTGGGGCTGGGAGATAGTTCTTTTCAAGGGCCCGAATTGCAAGACGACGAAGTAGCTATTATTCTTTATACGTCTGGAACAACAGGAAAACCTAAGGGAGCCATGTTAACCCATCAGAATTTGTATAGCAATGCCAGTGATGTTGGGGATTATTTGAAAATGAATCAAGATGATAGAGTGGTAACTGTTCTCCCGATGTTTCATGTCTTTTGTTTGACAGTTGCCTTAAATGCCCCGTTATTAACGGGAGCAACCCTGTTGATTGCACCGAAATTTAGTCCTAAAGAAACCTTTTCGCTAATAAAAGACTTTGAGGCTACTGTATTTGCCGGTGTTCCGACTATGTACAACTTCCTTTATCAATATCCAGAAGGAAATCCAGATGACTTACAATCCTTACGTTTATGCATTTCAGGTGGAGCATCCCTTCCAGTTGCCTTGTTAAAGAACTTTGAACAGAAGTTCAATGTATTGATTTCTGAGGGGTATGGTTTATCCGAAGCATCACCGGTCACTTGTTTTAACCCGCTTGATCGTCCGCGCAAGCCGGGTTCCATTGGTTGCTCCATTCTCCACGTGGAAAACAAAATTGTGAATGAGCTTGGGGAGGATGTACCTGTTGGTGAAGCAGGCGAGTTAATCGTTCGAGGTCCCAATGTAATGAAGGGTTATTATAAAATGCCAGAAGAATCTGCGGCTGCTATTAGAAATGGTTGGCTTTATACAGGTGATATTGCAAAAATGGATGAAGACGGATACTTTTATATTGTTGACCGGAAAAAGGATTTAATTATTGTAGGCGGTTATAATGTCTATCCACGTGAAGTAGAAGAAGTAATCTATGACCATCCAGATGTTGTCGAGGTAGCTGTTCTTGGAATCCCTGATCCAAACCAGGGGGAGGCAGTGAGTGCGTATGTAGTCAGCAAAAATCCAGATTTGACAGCTGCTCAAGTACTGGCATATTGTAAAGAACACCTGGCAAAATATAAAGTTCCATCTTCGATTGAGTTTTTAGAAGAACTCCCGAAAAACACAACCGGGAAAATCTTAAGACGAGCATTAAGAACGCAAGTTACACAATCGGTTGGAAAGTAA